Proteins encoded within one genomic window of Candidatus Pseudothioglobus singularis PS1:
- a CDS encoding DNA-3-methyladenine glycosylase family protein, translating into MSLPAYWQQSKEFLTHTDPKLAKLILEHQQYSISSRGEALETLLRSIVGQQISVQAAASVWGKLEKKIGKIKPENVILMSFEELKSCGLSKQKVQYIINICNHFINFSIKDHLYWENRSFESIYDELITIKGVGPWTAEMFGMFYLLEKDIFPIKDIGIIRAMNQIYGEGKPLSLEKIIAISETWRPYRSVACWFLWRSIDSEEVLY; encoded by the coding sequence TTATTGGCAGCAATCTAAAGAATTCTTAACACACACTGACCCTAAGTTAGCAAAGTTAATTCTCGAACATCAGCAATACAGTATTTCTTCTCGTGGTGAGGCTTTAGAAACTCTACTTCGATCAATAGTTGGGCAACAAATCTCAGTTCAAGCTGCTGCAAGTGTATGGGGAAAGTTAGAAAAAAAAATTGGCAAAATAAAACCAGAAAATGTAATTTTGATGAGCTTCGAAGAACTTAAGTCTTGTGGATTATCAAAACAAAAAGTTCAATACATAATCAATATTTGCAATCATTTTATAAACTTCTCAATTAAAGACCACTTATATTGGGAAAATCGCTCATTCGAAAGTATTTATGATGAATTAATCACTATCAAGGGAGTTGGCCCTTGGACTGCAGAAATGTTTGGAATGTTTTACCTATTGGAAAAAGATATATTTCCTATTAAGGATATTGGAATAATAAGAGCAATGAATCAGATTTATGGAGAAGGAAAACCCCTCAGCTTAGAAAAAATAATTGCAATTTCAGAAACATGGAGGCCATATAGAAGCGTAGCCTGCTGGTTTTTATGGCGCTCTATTGACAGTGAGGAAGTTCTTTACTAA